From the genome of Candidatus Hadarchaeales archaeon, one region includes:
- a CDS encoding isocitrate/isopropylmalate dehydrogenase family protein: MYRITLIPGDGVGPEVIDAARRCVEATGLDVEWEVVYAGAEIAEKMGTPLPDEVLESIKRNRVALKGPITTPVGEGFRSVNVAIRKALDLYACVRPCKLYPGVRSPFKDVDLVVIRENTEDLYAGVEFQEGTAEALEFLRTLKEKFGVDIREDSGISLKTISRFCSARIVKFAFEYARKTGRKKVTAVHKANILKFSDGLFLTIAREIACGFPDIEFEDRIVDNMCMQLVQKPQLYDVIVAPNLYGDILSDLCAGLIGGLGMAPSANIGDKYAVFEPTHGSAPKYAGKDKVNPTAAILSAAMMLEHLGEKEKADIIRNAVAKVISEGKYVTYDLKPTPDDPTAVGTKKMTDAIIREIRERT, encoded by the coding sequence ATGTACCGAATTACCCTCATACCAGGCGACGGTGTAGGTCCTGAAGTTATTGACGCTGCCAGAAGGTGCGTTGAGGCAACTGGACTGGACGTCGAATGGGAAGTCGTGTATGCGGGAGCTGAGATTGCTGAGAAAATGGGAACCCCGCTGCCGGATGAAGTTTTGGAATCAATAAAAAGAAATCGCGTTGCGCTTAAAGGTCCAATAACTACACCCGTGGGCGAAGGCTTTAGGAGTGTAAACGTTGCGATCAGGAAGGCTTTAGATCTTTATGCCTGCGTGAGACCGTGCAAGCTCTACCCCGGCGTTAGGTCTCCCTTCAAAGATGTGGATCTGGTAGTCATTAGAGAAAACACTGAAGACCTCTACGCGGGCGTAGAATTCCAAGAGGGAACAGCTGAGGCTCTCGAATTTTTGAGAACACTTAAAGAGAAGTTTGGAGTTGATATAAGAGAAGATTCAGGGATATCACTGAAAACTATCTCTCGGTTTTGCTCGGCGCGTATTGTGAAATTCGCCTTCGAATATGCTCGGAAAACCGGTAGGAAAAAGGTAACGGCTGTTCACAAGGCAAATATTCTAAAATTTTCAGATGGACTTTTCTTGACTATCGCAAGAGAGATAGCATGTGGTTTTCCGGACATAGAGTTTGAAGATAGAATAGTTGACAACATGTGCATGCAACTTGTTCAAAAGCCCCAGCTCTATGATGTAATAGTTGCGCCGAACCTTTATGGCGACATTTTATCCGATTTGTGTGCAGGATTGATCGGTGGACTTGGAATGGCGCCCAGCGCAAATATAGGGGACAAATATGCGGTTTTCGAGCCTACACACGGTTCTGCACCAAAGTACGCCGGAAAAGACAAAGTGAATCCAACAGCGGCCATACTTTCGGCGGCAATGATGCTAGAACATCTGGGAGAGAAAGAAAAAGCCGATATAATACGGAATGCCGTTGCAAAGGTTATCAGCGAAGGCAAATATGTCACATATGACCTAAAGCCTACACCAGATGATCCCACCGCTGTAGGAACCAAAAAAATGACTGATGCCATAATCAGAGAGATCAGGGAAAGAACGTGA
- a CDS encoding 3-isopropylmalate dehydratase small subunit — protein sequence MPRAWVYGDHISTDDIIAGRYLAKHDWTEWGKHAMENIDPDFSKRVKPGDVIIAGKNFGCGSSREQAPIALKAAGVSAVVAESFARIFYRNAINQGLPVLTSPGIKNEFQNGDEVEINMSEGWIKNLRTNKVLKVQPLPNLVLEILKEGGLINYLKKTLKK from the coding sequence ATGCCTAGAGCATGGGTCTATGGAGATCACATAAGTACGGACGATATAATCGCGGGGAGATATCTCGCCAAGCACGACTGGACTGAGTGGGGAAAACACGCTATGGAAAACATAGACCCTGATTTTTCGAAAAGAGTTAAGCCGGGAGATGTGATAATCGCAGGTAAAAACTTCGGATGTGGATCAAGTAGAGAGCAGGCACCGATTGCGCTGAAGGCGGCCGGCGTCTCAGCGGTTGTGGCGGAATCTTTTGCCAGAATATTTTATAGAAATGCGATCAATCAGGGCCTTCCTGTTCTTACGTCTCCAGGTATCAAAAATGAGTTCCAAAACGGAGACGAAGTAGAAATAAACATGAGCGAAGGATGGATCAAAAATCTGAGAACGAATAAAGTGCTGAAAGTACAACCACTCCCCAACTTAGTGTTGGAAATCCTTAAAGAGGGTGGCTTGATAAATTATTTAAAGAAAACTCTGAAAAAGTAA
- a CDS encoding 3-isopropylmalate dehydratase large subunit — MAMTITEKILAKAAGKKEVTPGEIIDAKVDFAMMHDLTGPLTVESFEKIGVKKVWDPSRIVITFDHQTPASSIDAAKNHILLREFANKHKIVHFYDMFEGICHQVLPEKGFALPGKVVIGADSHTVTYGALGCFATGVGSTDMAAILATGRLWFKVPESIKIIARGVLKPPVMSKDLILHIIGDFGMDGATYQAVEFTGECISKMSIDGRLTLCNMVVEMGAKNGIIEPDAKTLQWLKGRAKEKFEIIKSDADAEYKTTKEYDANKLEPQVACPHSVDNIKSVREVEGEEIDQAFIGTCTNGRLEDLKIAAKILKGKKVSKKVRLIVVPASAEVYREALDSGILKILVNAGALVESPGCGACMGCHIGVLGPGEVSISASNRNFKGRQGSPDSKVYLASPATVAASAITGKITDPRDFYA; from the coding sequence ATGGCAATGACAATTACTGAGAAGATACTTGCGAAAGCGGCTGGCAAGAAAGAAGTGACACCTGGAGAAATCATTGATGCAAAGGTAGATTTTGCGATGATGCACGACCTCACGGGTCCTCTCACCGTTGAAAGCTTCGAAAAAATCGGAGTAAAAAAAGTGTGGGATCCATCCAGAATCGTGATAACCTTTGATCATCAGACTCCTGCTAGCTCAATAGATGCCGCAAAGAACCATATACTCCTCAGAGAATTCGCCAACAAGCATAAGATCGTCCATTTCTATGACATGTTTGAAGGGATTTGTCATCAAGTGTTACCTGAGAAGGGTTTTGCCTTACCCGGGAAAGTTGTGATTGGAGCAGATTCCCACACTGTAACGTATGGTGCGCTGGGATGTTTCGCGACTGGAGTAGGGTCTACCGACATGGCTGCAATTTTGGCAACAGGAAGACTTTGGTTCAAGGTACCGGAATCAATAAAGATCATTGCTCGCGGAGTTCTAAAACCACCAGTGATGTCGAAAGACCTGATTCTACACATAATTGGAGATTTTGGGATGGATGGTGCCACATACCAGGCGGTAGAGTTCACCGGTGAATGCATATCGAAAATGAGTATAGATGGCAGGCTAACGTTGTGTAATATGGTTGTTGAGATGGGAGCAAAAAACGGAATAATTGAACCCGATGCGAAGACCCTGCAATGGCTCAAAGGTAGAGCCAAAGAAAAATTCGAGATAATAAAGAGCGACGCTGACGCTGAGTACAAAACAACGAAAGAGTACGATGCAAACAAACTGGAACCTCAAGTTGCCTGTCCACACTCTGTAGACAACATCAAAAGTGTTCGCGAAGTAGAAGGAGAAGAAATAGACCAAGCCTTCATAGGAACATGCACAAACGGAAGATTGGAAGATTTAAAAATCGCTGCTAAGATTCTCAAGGGTAAAAAAGTCAGCAAAAAAGTTAGACTTATAGTAGTACCGGCTTCAGCAGAAGTTTATCGTGAAGCTCTTGATTCCGGTATCTTGAAAATCTTGGTAAACGCCGGTGCTCTTGTCGAGTCACCGGGATGCGGAGCATGCATGGGATGTCACATAGGTGTTTTAGGTCCGGGGGAGGTAAGCATATCGGCGTCAAACAGAAACTTCAAAGGGAGGCAAGGCAGTCCAGATTCAAAAGTGTATTTGGCATCACCGGCGACAGTTGCTGCTTCTGCAATAACCGGTAAAATAACCGACCCGAGGGATTTCTATGCCTAG
- the dapB gene encoding 4-hydroxy-tetrahydrodipicolinate reductase, whose product MIKVVLCGAAGKMGRAIIRELVKSDDVRLVGAIEAPDNPAVGSDAGLVAGTKSLGVQIVGTQKLERVIKKTKPDVLVDFTVAHAAVKNVKIAAKHGVQIVVGTTGFTKEQLEEIENAVKESGVTAVLSPNMSVGMNVLFELVKEAAKLLGKEYSVEIIEIHHKEKRDAPSGTALRIAEILSKEMGGLRIIVGRTSEEKREGIYIHSLRIGDVTGEHTVIFAGQGERLEITHKAHGRETFAAGVLRAVRFAYKHRKMGKICDMWDVLGLR is encoded by the coding sequence ATGATAAAGGTTGTTTTATGCGGAGCTGCCGGAAAAATGGGTCGAGCGATAATAAGAGAGCTTGTGAAAAGTGATGACGTCAGACTAGTAGGAGCCATTGAAGCACCGGATAATCCAGCAGTTGGAAGTGACGCTGGCCTCGTTGCCGGAACCAAGAGTCTTGGGGTTCAAATAGTTGGAACTCAGAAGCTTGAAAGAGTAATAAAAAAGACTAAACCGGATGTCCTAGTTGATTTCACAGTGGCTCATGCTGCGGTTAAAAATGTGAAAATCGCTGCAAAACATGGTGTGCAGATAGTTGTGGGGACCACGGGGTTCACGAAAGAGCAGTTGGAGGAAATCGAAAATGCTGTGAAGGAATCCGGAGTAACTGCAGTTTTGTCTCCCAATATGTCGGTTGGTATGAACGTTCTTTTCGAACTGGTAAAAGAAGCAGCGAAACTTTTGGGTAAAGAATATTCGGTGGAAATCATAGAGATACATCATAAAGAAAAACGTGATGCGCCCAGCGGAACTGCGCTACGCATCGCAGAGATCCTTTCAAAAGAGATGGGTGGTTTGAGGATCATAGTTGGAAGAACCTCTGAGGAAAAAAGAGAAGGAATTTACATTCACTCGCTACGAATCGGAGATGTGACCGGAGAACACACGGTGATATTCGCTGGTCAAGGAGAGAGATTAGAAATAACCCACAAAGCACATGGAAGAGAAACCTTTGCTGCCGGAGTTTTGAGAGCTGTGAGATTTGCATATAAACACAGAAAAATGGGAAAAATCTGCGATATGTGGGATGTGTTAGGACTGAGATGA
- the dapA gene encoding 4-hydroxy-tetrahydrodipicolinate synthase: MFEGALTAMITPFDENGEIDEEGLRKNVEFQIKNGINGLVPVGTTGECSTLSYDEHIRVIEIVVDAAKGRVPVLAGTGSNSTWEAIMLTRRAKEVGADGALIVVPYYNKPTQAGLYAHYKKISEEVDIPIVIYNIPSRTGVNMQPETVAKLAKLKNIVGIKEASGDMQQVKRIIELVDREDFIVTSGNDSDTLEIMKLGGVGVISVASNIIPSEIVELVESARKGDWKKAEEIHKRLLPLFKGLFIETNPVPIKTAMRWLGMPAGGVRLPLVEMEPENQKKLKLILIETGILVSENR, encoded by the coding sequence ATGTTCGAGGGTGCACTTACGGCGATGATAACTCCTTTCGACGAAAATGGGGAAATAGACGAAGAGGGGTTGAGAAAAAACGTCGAGTTTCAGATTAAAAACGGAATAAATGGATTGGTTCCAGTTGGAACCACTGGAGAATGTTCCACTCTATCCTACGATGAACATATACGAGTGATAGAAATCGTGGTGGACGCGGCCAAGGGAAGGGTTCCAGTTTTGGCTGGAACCGGCAGTAACTCAACGTGGGAGGCGATAATGTTGACGAGGAGAGCGAAGGAAGTTGGTGCAGACGGTGCGCTCATAGTTGTGCCATACTACAACAAACCTACACAAGCTGGACTCTATGCCCATTATAAGAAAATCTCTGAGGAGGTGGACATTCCTATCGTCATTTATAACATTCCCTCTAGGACTGGTGTAAACATGCAACCCGAGACTGTAGCAAAACTGGCGAAGCTGAAAAACATAGTTGGGATAAAAGAAGCAAGCGGAGATATGCAACAGGTGAAAAGAATAATTGAGCTAGTTGATAGAGAAGATTTTATCGTGACCTCTGGCAATGACTCAGATACTCTCGAAATCATGAAACTGGGGGGAGTAGGTGTGATTTCTGTGGCATCGAACATAATTCCGAGTGAAATAGTCGAGCTAGTCGAATCCGCGCGAAAGGGAGATTGGAAAAAAGCCGAAGAAATTCACAAGAGACTTCTTCCGCTTTTCAAGGGCCTTTTCATAGAAACAAATCCCGTTCCGATCAAAACAGCGATGAGATGGTTGGGAATGCCAGCTGGTGGAGTTAGATTACCTCTTGTTGAAATGGAACCAGAGAATCAAAAGAAATTGAAGCTGATACTCATTGAAACAGGCATACTTGTGAGTGAGAACCGATGA
- a CDS encoding aspartate kinase has protein sequence MVVKFGGTSVGNIERIRKDARAVVREIEKGNSVVAVVSAIGHSTDALIKIYKKIAKKSDPKKLDFVMALGERTSARIFAKALSEIGVKSRAIDPLNKEWPVITDSRHGMAEINLQETERRVKKYILPLVKKGVVPVICGFLGRDQNGEITTIGRGGSDITAFVIGKCLPADLVIIVTDVDGVMSADPNVIRGAKLVEEITVEEMRDLARFGAQVMHPRAMNYKDPKIEAKVINFNKYDLNAPGTKIVGPFPEPTTVKLYPEPLAMVTVVGEQMQTKPGILLKTVKPVSEAGINIFGVSIGPRSFSLYVKESEAEKAAELVHEIVKEDPVMKSVTIQKGLAMIITESEKFIYTPGVIARLTGPVGEAGINIIEILSSRASISFFVNWEDRENALKLFEKAMREI, from the coding sequence ATGGTTGTAAAATTCGGTGGGACCAGTGTTGGCAACATCGAAAGAATTAGAAAAGACGCGCGAGCAGTAGTCAGAGAAATTGAGAAAGGAAATTCGGTAGTCGCGGTTGTTTCCGCCATTGGACACTCCACGGATGCTCTCATCAAAATTTACAAAAAAATCGCAAAGAAATCGGATCCAAAAAAACTGGATTTTGTCATGGCATTAGGAGAGAGGACTAGTGCTCGAATTTTTGCGAAAGCTTTGTCCGAGATCGGAGTCAAGAGCAGAGCAATAGATCCTCTAAACAAAGAATGGCCAGTGATAACCGACAGCAGACACGGAATGGCTGAAATAAATCTACAGGAAACGGAGAGAAGAGTTAAAAAATACATCTTGCCGCTTGTGAAAAAGGGTGTGGTCCCCGTAATCTGTGGATTCCTCGGAAGAGACCAAAACGGTGAAATAACCACAATTGGCAGGGGCGGTAGTGATATAACCGCCTTTGTCATCGGAAAGTGTTTACCAGCCGATCTCGTGATAATCGTAACGGACGTGGATGGCGTCATGAGCGCTGACCCCAACGTAATAAGGGGAGCAAAACTAGTGGAAGAAATAACCGTTGAAGAGATGCGAGATTTGGCAAGATTTGGGGCACAGGTCATGCATCCAAGAGCGATGAACTACAAAGATCCAAAAATAGAGGCGAAGGTGATAAATTTCAACAAGTACGACTTAAACGCCCCTGGAACGAAGATTGTAGGGCCTTTCCCCGAACCAACCACCGTCAAACTCTACCCTGAACCTCTAGCTATGGTTACCGTTGTCGGAGAGCAAATGCAAACAAAACCTGGAATCCTTCTAAAGACTGTTAAACCCGTCAGCGAAGCTGGAATTAATATTTTTGGTGTTTCTATAGGACCGAGATCGTTCTCTCTTTATGTTAAAGAAAGCGAGGCAGAAAAAGCTGCCGAACTCGTTCACGAAATTGTCAAGGAAGATCCAGTGATGAAGTCGGTGACCATTCAGAAAGGATTGGCTATGATAATCACGGAAAGTGAGAAGTTCATATACACACCTGGCGTTATAGCAAGGCTAACTGGACCGGTGGGAGAGGCAGGGATAAACATCATAGAAATTCTGTCGAGCAGAGCATCCATAAGTTTCTTCGTAAATTGGGAAGATAGAGAAAACGCACTGAAGCTTTTTGAAAAGGCGATGAGGGAAATTTGA
- the lysA gene encoding diaminopimelate decarboxylase translates to MLMLKSHFKVNDKGHLVIGEIDAVELVEKFGTPLYVMDEKRIRENYRRFYRAFSSLWPKVIVYYALKANSNLAVVKILQTEGTGADVSSENEIKIALKAGIAGERMVFNGNNKKPEELELAIRNGIMINIDNLQELELVDKIAARLGKIAKISFRINPDVSVPTHPYIATGLRESKFGLEVEDGEALNAYRRAIELKHVKVVGVHSHIGSQILDADPFEEEARKLMNFVVELKNELGISLEIVDFGGGVGIPYKPEDKELPIEVVAKKIVKIVEEVVNSEKLIPPTLAFEPGRYIVGDAGVILAKVGYVKKRKNLPAWVSIDAGMNALIRPALYGAYHHIEVANKMNLPNDTEYNIAGPLCESGDFLGKNRKLAKIEPGDILVIFDTGAYGLAMSNQHTAQSRPAMVLVNDGKAEIIRNRETFEDIIRLDNIPEWLR, encoded by the coding sequence ATGCTGATGCTGAAATCTCATTTCAAGGTTAACGATAAAGGACATCTAGTAATAGGCGAAATTGATGCTGTTGAACTTGTGGAAAAATTTGGAACTCCGCTTTACGTCATGGATGAGAAAAGAATTAGAGAAAATTACAGGAGATTCTACAGAGCATTCTCTAGCCTCTGGCCTAAAGTCATTGTGTACTATGCTTTGAAAGCCAATTCAAATCTAGCGGTTGTTAAAATCCTGCAAACCGAGGGCACCGGAGCCGATGTGAGCTCCGAAAATGAGATAAAAATTGCTCTTAAGGCCGGAATCGCCGGTGAACGTATGGTTTTTAATGGAAACAATAAAAAACCTGAAGAGTTGGAGCTGGCGATCAGAAACGGAATCATGATAAATATCGATAATCTTCAAGAATTGGAGCTTGTCGACAAAATTGCCGCGAGGCTTGGAAAGATCGCGAAGATCTCTTTTAGAATAAACCCTGATGTTTCAGTACCAACACATCCTTACATAGCTACAGGGCTGAGAGAGAGTAAATTCGGTTTAGAGGTTGAAGACGGCGAAGCATTGAATGCGTATCGAAGAGCAATAGAGCTAAAACACGTGAAAGTAGTTGGAGTACATTCTCATATCGGATCACAGATCTTGGACGCTGATCCTTTTGAGGAGGAAGCAAGAAAATTGATGAACTTTGTTGTAGAGCTAAAAAACGAGCTTGGAATATCGCTGGAGATAGTCGATTTCGGCGGGGGCGTTGGAATTCCCTATAAACCTGAAGATAAGGAATTGCCTATAGAAGTTGTAGCGAAGAAAATCGTTAAAATCGTAGAGGAAGTCGTGAATAGTGAAAAATTGATTCCGCCAACCCTTGCTTTCGAACCCGGCAGGTACATCGTTGGGGATGCTGGAGTGATATTGGCTAAAGTTGGTTATGTGAAGAAAAGAAAAAACCTTCCAGCTTGGGTTTCCATAGATGCCGGAATGAATGCTCTCATAAGACCGGCTCTCTATGGAGCATATCATCACATCGAAGTTGCGAACAAGATGAACCTTCCGAATGATACTGAGTATAACATAGCCGGACCGCTATGTGAGTCTGGAGATTTTCTTGGAAAAAACCGCAAACTAGCAAAAATCGAACCTGGGGATATTTTGGTCATTTTCGATACTGGAGCATACGGTCTTGCAATGTCGAATCAACACACGGCACAATCACGGCCCGCGATGGTTCTTGTGAATGATGGAAAAGCGGAGATAATCAGAAATAGAGAAACTTTTGAGGATATCATTAGATTGGATAATATTCCAGAGTGGTTGCGATGA
- a CDS encoding acetyl ornithine aminotransferase family protein, whose amino-acid sequence MPTRLKPKIVTPIPGPKARKMVERDQKIMSPSYTRAEPIVAVEGKGCYVKDVDGNILLDFSSGMFVLNYGYSHPKLIRAVEKQLKKLTHFAGTDFYYEQQVVLAEMLAEITPGKFRKRVYFGNSGAEAVEAAFKCVRWHTRKPRIIAFMGGFHGRTYGAMSLSSTRVLHHRYFSPLVPGVEFIPFPYCYRCIFKQKYPGCDFLCLEFLRERLRTVVPPEEVAAVITEPIQGNSGYIVPPPEYYPMLKEICDEYGWIFIADEVQTGLGRSGKMFAMEHWNVEPDIVCIAKALAGGIAPIGATVAREEIMDWEPGAHASTFGGNLVACVAAIEGIKILKEEKLVERAAKLGEEIMKRLQEIAETSKLIGDVRGKGLMIGVELVKDKKTKNPATNEREALIRKALDKGLILFRGGQSTIRIAPPLVIPKRDLEIGMDIFEQSLREVEKEC is encoded by the coding sequence ATGCCAACGAGGTTGAAGCCAAAAATAGTAACCCCGATTCCGGGCCCTAAGGCAAGAAAGATGGTAGAACGAGATCAAAAAATAATGTCTCCTTCATATACGCGGGCTGAGCCCATAGTGGCGGTTGAAGGAAAGGGGTGCTACGTAAAGGATGTAGATGGAAATATCCTGCTGGATTTTTCATCTGGAATGTTTGTTCTAAACTACGGATATTCACACCCGAAGTTAATACGGGCTGTTGAAAAACAATTGAAAAAACTAACACATTTCGCCGGAACCGACTTCTACTACGAACAGCAGGTTGTGCTGGCGGAGATGCTCGCTGAAATAACGCCCGGTAAATTCAGAAAACGTGTTTACTTTGGAAATAGTGGGGCTGAAGCAGTAGAGGCGGCATTCAAATGTGTGCGGTGGCACACGAGAAAACCGAGAATAATCGCCTTCATGGGTGGATTTCACGGACGAACCTATGGAGCGATGAGTCTTTCCTCCACGCGCGTTCTCCACCATCGCTACTTTTCTCCTCTCGTCCCTGGAGTCGAATTTATACCTTTTCCGTACTGTTACCGTTGCATCTTTAAGCAAAAATACCCCGGGTGTGACTTCCTATGTTTGGAGTTTTTGAGAGAAAGGCTCCGAACAGTAGTTCCACCGGAGGAAGTAGCAGCCGTAATCACTGAACCCATCCAAGGTAATTCCGGATACATAGTTCCTCCACCTGAATATTACCCAATGCTGAAGGAGATCTGTGATGAATATGGGTGGATATTCATCGCGGACGAAGTTCAAACCGGGTTAGGGAGAAGCGGCAAGATGTTTGCGATGGAACACTGGAATGTGGAACCGGATATCGTGTGCATAGCCAAGGCCTTGGCTGGAGGAATTGCTCCTATCGGGGCGACTGTGGCCAGGGAGGAGATTATGGATTGGGAGCCTGGTGCCCATGCCTCAACCTTTGGGGGAAATTTAGTTGCCTGCGTGGCCGCGATCGAGGGGATAAAGATACTCAAAGAGGAGAAACTTGTCGAAAGGGCTGCAAAGCTAGGAGAAGAGATCATGAAAAGACTTCAAGAGATTGCGGAGACCTCCAAGCTCATTGGAGATGTGCGCGGGAAAGGACTCATGATTGGGGTAGAGCTCGTTAAGGATAAAAAAACAAAAAATCCGGCCACGAACGAGAGAGAAGCCCTGATACGCAAAGCTTTAGACAAGGGACTCATTCTTTTCAGAGGAGGCCAATCAACCATAAGAATTGCACCACCTTTGGTAATTCCCAAACGTGATCTGGAGATCGGAATGGATATCTTTGAACAATCGCTTCGCGAGGTTGAAAAAGAATGCTGA
- a CDS encoding NAD(P)H-hydrate dehydratase, which translates to MNYRYVEAKEVARLLPKRRPDSHKGENGVVLVVGGSEKYVGAPAFVALSALHSGCDLAIVAAPEKVAWVINTFSPDLITCKLPGSEFGINAMPIVMEEMKRANAVVVGPGLGMSKKVSRGVIKLAEEINKAKVPALFDADGLKIVGPELERLGNQLWVLTPHAGEFQKISGETLPPELDRRCEIVLEFAKESKCVILLKGRIDVIASPNGNVRLNKTGNPGMTVGGTGDVLSGIVGALLSQGLPSFEAAIAGAWICGRAGDLCAREKGYEFLSSDVIEKIPEVFKELRRCR; encoded by the coding sequence GTGAATTACCGATATGTAGAAGCGAAGGAAGTGGCTAGACTACTTCCAAAAAGACGACCGGATTCCCACAAGGGTGAGAACGGAGTTGTTTTAGTTGTTGGTGGAAGCGAGAAGTACGTAGGAGCTCCCGCATTTGTTGCACTGTCTGCTCTCCACTCTGGCTGTGATCTTGCGATAGTTGCCGCACCCGAGAAAGTAGCTTGGGTAATAAATACATTTTCTCCGGACTTGATAACATGTAAACTTCCAGGCTCGGAGTTCGGAATTAATGCGATGCCTATTGTAATGGAAGAGATGAAGAGAGCGAACGCAGTTGTTGTAGGTCCCGGCTTAGGAATGAGTAAAAAAGTCTCGAGAGGAGTTATCAAACTTGCCGAAGAAATTAATAAGGCAAAGGTACCAGCTCTTTTCGATGCCGATGGCTTAAAAATCGTTGGTCCCGAACTCGAACGTCTGGGTAACCAGCTTTGGGTTTTGACGCCACATGCCGGAGAATTCCAAAAGATTTCCGGAGAAACTCTTCCTCCGGAACTAGACAGGCGTTGCGAGATCGTTCTGGAGTTCGCGAAAGAATCTAAATGTGTTATTCTTCTAAAAGGACGAATAGATGTCATTGCTTCTCCGAACGGAAATGTGCGACTTAACAAAACGGGGAATCCAGGAATGACCGTTGGTGGCACAGGAGACGTGCTTTCTGGAATTGTCGGAGCTCTCCTTTCTCAGGGTTTACCATCCTTTGAGGCAGCCATTGCTGGAGCCTGGATATGCGGAAGAGCTGGTGATTTATGTGCAAGGGAAAAAGGATATGAATTTTTATCTTCTGATGTAATAGAAAAGATACCCGAGGTGTTCAAGGAGTTGAGGAGGTGCAGATGA
- a CDS encoding 50S ribosomal protein L40e, with protein sequence MARFEVAERRLFQVKICMKCNAHNPWRAEKCRKCGYKGLRPKSKESKA encoded by the coding sequence ATGGCTAGGTTTGAGGTTGCAGAGCGTAGACTCTTCCAAGTCAAAATCTGTATGAAATGCAACGCTCACAATCCTTGGCGGGCAGAGAAATGCAGAAAGTGTGGCTATAAAGGTCTACGTCCGAAGTCGAAGGAGTCCAAAGCATGA
- a CDS encoding geranylgeranylglyceryl/heptaprenylglyceryl phosphate synthase — protein sequence MKVENYLRRVIKRDGAAHLTLIDPAKQSPGEAAYIVSEADRAGTDGIMVGGSTGAFGRLLDDTILEIKKVTDLPVILFPASERGISRYADAIFFMSMLNSQDPYFITGAQVRGAPIVRKFGLESIPMGYLVVEPGGTVGKVGKAKLIPRNDWQLAANYAIVAEYLGMRFFYLEAGSGADKPVPVGMVKAVKKATNLVLIVGGGIKTPEMAAERVAAGADIIVTGTLVEKAADVFSVLSSLIRATKAVR from the coding sequence ATGAAGGTTGAGAACTATCTGCGCCGCGTAATAAAAAGAGACGGTGCGGCTCATCTCACTCTTATAGACCCAGCAAAGCAATCACCTGGTGAAGCAGCTTACATAGTTTCTGAAGCAGATCGTGCCGGAACTGATGGGATAATGGTTGGAGGTTCAACTGGGGCTTTCGGCCGTTTGCTTGACGATACTATTCTCGAGATAAAAAAGGTGACAGATCTCCCAGTTATCCTTTTTCCGGCTAGTGAACGTGGTATTAGCAGATACGCAGATGCGATATTCTTCATGAGTATGCTCAACTCTCAAGATCCATACTTTATAACTGGTGCGCAGGTGAGAGGAGCACCGATAGTTCGCAAATTTGGCCTGGAATCAATTCCTATGGGATACCTCGTAGTTGAACCGGGTGGGACTGTGGGAAAAGTGGGAAAAGCGAAGCTGATACCAAGAAACGACTGGCAGTTGGCCGCGAATTATGCAATAGTTGCGGAGTATCTGGGGATGCGATTTTTTTACTTAGAGGCAGGTTCGGGTGCTGACAAACCCGTCCCTGTTGGGATGGTCAAGGCGGTTAAAAAAGCAACAAATTTGGTGTTGATTGTGGGGGGAGGAATAAAAACCCCAGAAATGGCAGCTGAAAGAGTTGCCGCCGGAGCAGACATAATAGTGACCGGAACTCTCGTTGAGAAAGCCGCAGACGTATTTTCAGTACTTAGTTCGCTTATACGGGCAACAAAGGCAGTTAGATGA